ACCAGAACCCATTATTCCCGAACCAAGAACAGTGACGTGTTTGATTCTTCTTTTCATTTTTTTAATTTTAATTTTTGTATGCCGGATTGAAATTATAATTCCCAATCCTTCATTTCTTGTTATTAAGTTCGTTGGCTATTTTCAGTATATCGGCCATTACTTCTTTGAAAACCTCCAGTTTTTCGCCGGAAATTTTTTCGGTGACCTTTTTATTGAAGTTTACAACCACTTCTTTTGAAAGATTTCTGCTGTTCAACCCTTTATCGGTGAGCTTTATGATCACTTCGCGCTTATCGTTGGCTGTCTTTTCTTTATAGATATATCCGTTATCTTCAAGAAGTTTGATTATCCGCGTCAAAGATGTGGGCTCAATCGCCATTTTAGGACCCAGATTTGTGCTTCTTGTGCCTTCTTTGGGGTCAATTTTAAGCAGTGTGAGCGCCTGTACCGCTGTCGCATCATGGTCCTGAGCTAGGTCTGAATACATCTTTGAAACAGACAGCCAGGTAGATTTGAGGATTAAATCTATATTATCGACTTTGTCTGTTGTAGTGGTTTTCATAATTTGTAAAATCTTATTCTCAAATATATACAAAAAATACTATGCATGCATAGTATTTCTGATCTTTAACAATTAATTAACTGGCAATCAATTAGATATATGATATGATTAGCATAAAGAATTTATTTGAAATTGAACGAATTTAGTGTCTGAAATGCTGAATTAATCGGGATTAGCGAGTAATTCTGTCATTTCTCCAACTGAACTGAATTTGTAGTGCGAATCTGCTGACTTAACCTCCCAAAAACTTTCTGAAAATACAAACGTGAGCATAGAAATGTCTTTTTCGCAGTTTTTTTGCAGAAAAGAGTACAGCATTTCTTTTTCTAAAGTGGGCGCAATGATGCGTGGCGCCACAAACCCTTCTGAAAAATTGAAGAGCTGTGGATTCAGCAGGTCATCGTGTTTCAGCAAAATCTCTTCGGTGATTCCATCTTCAAGTTTCCCATCATTTATCAGCCAGATTTTATCGGCGAATTCTTTGGCAAGTCGCCAGTCATGGGATGAAAACAGGATCAGTTTGTGATGTTTTTTTGCAAGATTACGAAGTAGTTTAAGAATGATAATCTTGTTTTTTTCGTCGAGATGAGTGGTGGGTTCATCCAGGATTATAAAAGGTGAATTCTGCGCAAGCGCACGGCCAATAAAAGCTTTCTGGAGATTTCCGTCTGAGAGTTTAGTCAACGGATAATGTTCAAACTGCTCGAGATCGAGGTCTTTAATAATCTGCGAAACATGTTTTTTATCGGTTTCGCTTAACTCAAAATAATAGGGATAATGAATGTATTTTCCCAGTGAAATTAAATCCGTGAGTGTATAGTTTGCCGGAATTTGAGATTTTGAAAACACAACCGCTACATGCTCCGCAATTTCTTTGTTTGAAAGTGTTCTGACGTTTTTTGTTTCCAGCAGAACTTCACCTTGCAACGCCGGATTCTGGTTGAGCAGCGTTTTGATTAAAGTTGTTTTCCCCACACCGTTGTTGCCGATCAGCAGGCATATTTCTCCTAAACGCAAAGCGGTGCTGACGTCGTTTATAAGTGGTGTTTTAAAGCCAACCGTTAAATTCTTTAGTTCTAAAAACATGCGCGGGATTAAATTTTAAATTCAGCTTCTCAACTTCAAACTGCTTTATGTTGTACGGCTTTTCAACATCATCGCCAGAATTACCGGGATGCCGAACAGCGACGTGATGACGTTCAGCGGAAACTGTGTTGTTTCGGAAATAATCGAGAAAAACTGCATGATCAGTATGCCCAGCAGCATATTCAACAGCCACTGTTGCCAGAGTTTTGCAGGGTTGTAGATCATGCGGCAGAAATGTGGCACCACGATTCCGATAAACAGAATAGGCCCTAAAAATGCAGTGACCGACGCCGAAAGCAGCGATGAAGTAATGATGATTAAAAATTTAAGCTGCGTAAGATTTACACCTAAACTTTGTGCGTACGCCGTTCCGAGGGAGTTTCCAATCAGCGGCTTGATGGTTTTGAATGCTAAGAACAACGAAAATACCACAATCACTGAAAGCACCAAAATCTGGCTGCTTGAAACCTGATTATTAGCGCCGAAGCTCCACAAAATGTAATTTTTCAAACTCTGACTTTCTGCATAAAACTGCAATATCGATACTATTGCGCCGGCAAGCGCGGAGACCAGAAACCCGAAAATAATAAGGAACGATTTATCCTGAAACCGGCCCGAAAATGCGAGCAGAACAAGCATCAGAACAACACTTCCGGCAATGGCAGAAAGGCTCAGGAAACTGTTCTGTAAAAATTCGGGAAGCATAAAATCCTGTGAGTAAAAGATATAAAAAGCTACACTCAGACTCGCGACGGACGTAATGCCCAATACGGACGGCCCCGCAAGCGGATTCTGGAAATATTCCTGTAATAGAAAGCCGGAAGTTGGTATTGCAATGCCCGCCAGCAACATCGCCAG
This window of the Flavobacteriaceae bacterium 3519-10 genome carries:
- a CDS encoding Regulatory protein, MarR produces the protein MYIFENKILQIMKTTTTDKVDNIDLILKSTWLSVSKMYSDLAQDHDATAVQALTLLKIDPKEGTRSTNLGPKMAIEPTSLTRIIKLLEDNGYIYKEKTANDKREVIIKLTDKGLNSRNLSKEVVVNFNKKVTEKISGEKLEVFKEVMADILKIANELNNKK
- a CDS encoding ABC transporter related yields the protein MFLELKNLTVGFKTPLINDVSTALRLGEICLLIGNNGVGKTTLIKTLLNQNPALQGEVLLETKNVRTLSNKEIAEHVAVVFSKSQIPANYTLTDLISLGKYIHYPYYFELSETDKKHVSQIIKDLDLEQFEHYPLTKLSDGNLQKAFIGRALAQNSPFIILDEPTTHLDEKNKIIILKLLRNLAKKHHKLILFSSHDWRLAKEFADKIWLINDGKLEDGITEEILLKHDDLLNPQLFNFSEGFVAPRIIAPTLEKEMLYSFLQKNCEKDISMLTFVFSESFWEVKSADSHYKFSSVGEMTELLANPD
- a CDS encoding transport system permease protein; the protein is MEKKFRILGAVIFAGIIILGVINLNIGFIDLKISDFFSENAMNSQIAELRTNRVLAMLLAGIAIPTSGFLLQEYFQNPLAGPSVLGITSVASLSVAFYIFYSQDFMLPEFLQNSFLSLSAIAGSVVLMLVLLAFSGRFQDKSFLIIFGFLVSALAGAIVSILQFYAESQSLKNYILWSFGANNQVSSSQILVLSVIVVFSLFLAFKTIKPLIGNSLGTAYAQSLGVNLTQLKFLIIITSSLLSASVTAFLGPILFIGIVVPHFCRMIYNPAKLWQQWLLNMLLGILIMQFFSIISETTQFPLNVITSLFGIPVILAMMLKSRTT